A genomic segment from Klebsiella africana encodes:
- a CDS encoding phage holin family protein, which yields MANTQHTQGPGQRVFSIGQRIVTLLVEMVETRLRLVVVELEEEKANLFQLLIMTGLTLLFAAFGLMSLLVLVIWAVDAQYRLHVMIATTVVLLLAAAIVGILTLRKARRSTLLRLTRKELENDRSLLEDDKP from the coding sequence ATGGCGAATACTCAACACACGCAGGGGCCGGGTCAGCGCGTTTTTTCCATTGGCCAGCGTATTGTTACGCTGCTGGTCGAAATGGTGGAAACGCGGTTGCGCCTGGTCGTCGTGGAACTGGAGGAGGAGAAAGCCAACCTCTTCCAGCTGCTGATCATGACCGGACTGACGCTGCTGTTTGCCGCGTTTGGCCTCATGAGTCTGCTGGTGCTGGTTATCTGGGCCGTTGATGCCCAGTACCGCCTGCACGTCATGATCGCCACCACCGTCGTTCTGCTTCTCGCCGCCGCGATCGTGGGTATCCTTACCCTACGTAAGGCGCGCCGCTCCACGCTGCTGCGTCTGACGCGTAAAGAACTGGAGAACGACCGTTCCCTTCTGGAGGACGATAAACCATGA
- a CDS encoding DUF883 family protein, protein MAKENVTDDLRAELKTLADTLEEVLNSSADKSKEEMGKLRSKAESALKESRARLGETSEAILRQTRETAARADDYVRENPWTGVGIGAAVGLVLGVLLSRR, encoded by the coding sequence ATGGCTAAAGAAAATGTGACTGACGACCTTCGTGCAGAACTGAAAACGCTGGCGGATACCCTGGAGGAAGTGCTGAACTCCTCGGCGGATAAATCGAAAGAAGAAATGGGTAAACTGCGCAGTAAAGCCGAAAGCGCGCTGAAAGAGAGTCGCGCCCGCCTGGGGGAAACCAGCGAGGCGATTCTGCGTCAAACGCGTGAAACCGCCGCCCGGGCGGATGATTATGTTCGCGAAAATCCGTGGACTGGAGTCGGGATTGGTGCCGCCGTCGGGCTGGTGCTGGGTGTCCTGCTGTCGCGTCGCTGA
- a CDS encoding DUF1090 domain-containing protein, whose protein sequence is MKHRIALLLALTSLSASAIAASPCQEKEQDIQREISYAEKHHNQSRIDGLNTALRQVRENCSDSKLKADHQQKIAKQREEIAERQRDLQEARKKGDADKINKRQHKLNEAQQELKTLESRDY, encoded by the coding sequence ATGAAACACCGCATCGCTCTGCTTTTGGCCCTGACTTCACTTAGCGCCAGCGCCATAGCCGCCTCTCCCTGCCAGGAAAAAGAGCAGGATATTCAACGAGAGATCAGCTATGCCGAAAAGCATCACAATCAAAGTCGCATTGATGGGCTAAACACCGCGCTCCGTCAGGTACGGGAGAACTGCAGCGACAGTAAACTCAAAGCCGATCATCAGCAAAAAATTGCCAAACAGCGGGAAGAGATCGCTGAACGTCAGCGCGATCTGCAGGAAGCCCGGAAGAAAGGCGATGCGGACAAGATCAATAAACGCCAGCATAAACTCAATGAAGCGCAACAGGAGTTGAAAACGCTGGAGTCTCGGGATTACTAA
- the mzrA gene encoding EnvZ/OmpR regulon moderator MzrA, with translation MKRPSLRQLSWLLGGSLVLCALLWVCLAVQQQEATLAIRPVGQGVSMPDGFSVWHHLDANGIRFKSITPQKDGLLIKFDSTAQGAAAKEVLGRALPHGYIIALLEDDNSATAWLSRLRDAPHRLG, from the coding sequence ATAAAACGCCCTTCCCTGCGCCAGCTGAGCTGGCTGCTGGGTGGCTCTCTTGTGCTCTGCGCGCTGTTATGGGTCTGTCTGGCGGTGCAGCAGCAAGAGGCCACGCTGGCGATCCGTCCGGTTGGACAGGGTGTCAGCATGCCTGATGGCTTCTCCGTCTGGCATCACCTCGATGCCAACGGCATCCGCTTTAAAAGCATCACGCCGCAGAAAGATGGCCTGCTGATTAAGTTTGATTCCACCGCCCAGGGCGCGGCGGCGAAAGAGGTCCTCGGTCGCGCTCTGCCACATGGTTATATTATTGCCCTGCTGGAGGACGATAACTCGGCCACCGCCTGGTTATCCCGTCTGCGCGACGCGCCTCATCGGCTCGGGTAA
- the yqjA gene encoding DedA family general envelope maintenance protein YqjA: MELLTQLLNALWAQDYETLANPSMIGMLYFVLFMILFLENGLLPAAFLPGDSLLVLVGVLIAKGAMGFPETLLLLTAAASLGCWLSYIQGRWLGNTRIVQNWLSHLPSHYHQRAHHLFHKHGLSALLIGRFIAFVRTLLPTIAGLSGLNNARFQFFNWMSGLLWVLILTSLGYLLGKTPVFLKYEDQLMSCLMLLPVALLVFGLIGSLVVLWKKKYRSRG; the protein is encoded by the coding sequence ATGGAACTATTAACCCAGTTATTGAATGCCTTGTGGGCTCAGGATTACGAAACGCTCGCGAATCCCTCCATGATTGGCATGCTGTATTTTGTCTTGTTTATGATTTTGTTTCTTGAGAACGGGTTACTGCCTGCCGCGTTTTTGCCGGGGGATAGTCTGCTTGTGCTCGTGGGCGTGCTGATCGCCAAAGGGGCGATGGGTTTTCCGGAAACCTTACTGCTGCTCACCGCCGCCGCCAGCCTTGGCTGTTGGCTGAGCTATATTCAGGGACGCTGGCTGGGGAATACGCGGATCGTGCAAAACTGGCTGTCGCATCTGCCCTCTCACTATCATCAGCGCGCGCATCACCTGTTTCATAAGCATGGCCTCTCCGCGCTGCTGATCGGCCGCTTTATCGCCTTCGTGCGCACGCTGTTGCCGACGATTGCCGGCCTTTCCGGCCTCAATAACGCTCGCTTTCAGTTCTTTAACTGGATGAGCGGCCTGCTGTGGGTGCTCATCCTGACCTCACTGGGCTATCTGCTGGGCAAAACTCCGGTATTCCTCAAGTATGAAGATCAGCTGATGTCCTGCCTGATGCTCCTGCCGGTCGCGCTGTTGGTCTTCGGACTGATCGGCTCGCTGGTGGTGCTGTGGAAGAAAAAATACAGAAGCCGGGGCTAA
- the exuR gene encoding transcriptional regulator ExuR, with amino-acid sequence MEIIEPRRLYQQLAAELKTRIEQGVYLVGDKLPAERFIADEKNVSRTVVREAIIMLEVEGYVEVRKGSGIHVISNHPKYQQVADESLEFANYGPFELLQARQLIESNIAEFAATQVTKQDIMKLMEIQEKARNEKCFRDSEWDLQFHVQVALATQNSALAAIVEKMWTQRVHNPYWKKLHEHIDLRTVDNWCDDHDQILKALLRKDPNAAKLAMWQHLENTKQMLFNETSDDFEFNADRYLFAENPVVHLDTAANSAK; translated from the coding sequence ATGGAAATCATTGAACCACGCCGTCTGTATCAGCAGCTTGCTGCTGAACTGAAGACGCGCATCGAACAAGGTGTCTACCTTGTAGGGGATAAGCTGCCCGCCGAGCGCTTTATCGCCGATGAAAAAAACGTCAGCCGCACCGTGGTTCGTGAAGCCATTATCATGCTGGAAGTTGAAGGATATGTCGAAGTCCGCAAAGGGTCGGGTATTCATGTCATCTCCAACCATCCGAAATACCAGCAAGTGGCCGATGAAAGCCTTGAGTTCGCCAACTATGGCCCTTTTGAACTGCTGCAGGCGCGGCAGCTCATAGAAAGCAATATCGCCGAATTTGCGGCCACTCAGGTGACCAAGCAGGACATCATGAAGCTAATGGAGATTCAGGAGAAAGCGCGTAACGAGAAATGTTTCCGCGACTCCGAGTGGGACCTGCAGTTTCACGTCCAGGTCGCCCTGGCCACGCAGAACAGCGCGCTGGCGGCGATTGTGGAAAAGATGTGGACCCAGCGCGTACATAACCCGTACTGGAAAAAGCTGCATGAGCATATCGATCTACGCACGGTCGATAACTGGTGCGACGATCACGATCAGATCCTCAAGGCCCTGCTGCGTAAAGACCCGAACGCCGCTAAGCTGGCCATGTGGCAGCATCTGGAAAATACCAAGCAAATGTTGTTTAACGAAACCAGCGACGACTTTGAATTTAATGCCGATCGCTATCTGTTTGCAGAAAACCCGGTCGTTCATCTCGATACGGCGGCCAACAGCGCAAAATAA
- a CDS encoding MFS transporter, whose amino-acid sequence MRKIKGLRWYMIALVTLGTVLGYLTRNTVAAAAPTLMEELHISTQQYSYIIAAYSAAYTVMQPVAGYVLDILGTKIGYAFFAIAWAVFCGSTALAGSWGGLALARGAVGAAEAAMIPAGLKASSEWFPAKERSIAVGYFNVGSSIGAMIAPPLVVWAIVMHSWQMAFIISGVLSFAWAIAWLIFYKHPRDQKKLSDEERDYIIGGQESQHQTNNAKKMSPWQILRNRQFWGIALPRFLAEPAWGTFNAWIPLFMFKVYGFNLKEIAMFAWMPMLFADLGCIVGGYLPPLFQRWFGVNLIVSRKMVVTMGAVLMIGPGMIGLFTSPYVAIALLCIGGFAHQALSGALITLSSDVFGRNEVATANGLTGMAAWLASTMFALVVGALADTIGFSPLFAVLAVFDLLGALVIWTVLKNKPADDDSAPLSSSKPATQS is encoded by the coding sequence ATGCGTAAAATTAAAGGGTTACGTTGGTACATGATTGCACTGGTGACGCTGGGCACCGTGCTGGGTTACCTGACGCGTAACACCGTGGCGGCGGCCGCGCCGACGCTGATGGAAGAGTTACACATCTCGACCCAACAGTACTCGTATATCATTGCAGCTTACTCCGCTGCCTACACCGTCATGCAGCCTGTTGCGGGTTATGTCCTTGATATTCTGGGAACAAAAATCGGCTATGCCTTCTTCGCCATCGCCTGGGCGGTATTCTGCGGCTCAACGGCGCTGGCCGGCAGTTGGGGTGGACTGGCGCTGGCCCGCGGCGCAGTAGGCGCAGCAGAGGCCGCGATGATCCCGGCTGGTCTGAAGGCCAGCTCAGAGTGGTTCCCGGCAAAAGAGCGCTCTATCGCAGTGGGCTACTTCAACGTCGGTTCCTCAATCGGCGCCATGATCGCGCCGCCGCTGGTGGTATGGGCGATTGTGATGCACAGCTGGCAGATGGCGTTCATTATCTCCGGGGTCCTGAGCTTCGCCTGGGCCATCGCCTGGCTTATCTTCTACAAACACCCGCGCGATCAGAAAAAATTATCTGACGAAGAACGCGACTACATCATTGGCGGTCAGGAGTCTCAGCACCAGACCAACAACGCGAAGAAAATGTCGCCATGGCAGATCCTGCGCAACCGTCAGTTCTGGGGTATTGCCCTGCCGCGCTTCCTCGCAGAGCCGGCCTGGGGGACCTTTAACGCCTGGATCCCGCTGTTCATGTTCAAGGTGTACGGCTTTAACCTGAAAGAGATCGCGATGTTCGCCTGGATGCCGATGCTGTTCGCCGACCTCGGCTGCATCGTCGGTGGCTACCTGCCACCGCTGTTCCAGCGCTGGTTCGGCGTCAACCTGATCGTCTCGCGTAAAATGGTCGTGACCATGGGTGCGGTACTGATGATTGGCCCGGGGATGATCGGCCTGTTTACCAGCCCGTACGTAGCGATTGCGCTGCTGTGCATCGGCGGGTTTGCTCACCAGGCACTGTCCGGGGCGCTGATCACCCTCTCTTCCGATGTCTTTGGCCGTAACGAAGTCGCGACTGCCAACGGTCTGACCGGGATGGCTGCCTGGCTGGCCAGCACCATGTTCGCCCTGGTCGTCGGTGCGCTGGCGGATACCATCGGCTTTAGCCCGCTGTTTGCTGTATTGGCAGTCTTTGACCTGCTGGGCGCGCTGGTTATCTGGACGGTATTGAAAAATAAACCGGCTGATGATGACTCTGCGCCACTTAGCAGTAGCAAACCGGCTACGCAAAGTTAG
- the uxaC gene encoding glucuronate isomerase, which yields MTPFMTEDFLLDTEFARRLYHDYAKDQPIFDYHCHLPPQQVAENYRFKNLYDIWLKGDHYKWRAMRTNGVAERLCTGDASDREKFDAWAATVPHTIGNPLYHWTHLELRRPFGITGKLLSPSTADEIWDQCNDLLAQDAFSARGIMKQMNVKMVGTTDDPIDSLEHHAVVAKDASFDIKVLPSWRPDKAFNIELATFNDYMAKLGEVSDTDIRRFADLQSALTKRLDHFAAHGCKVSDHALDVVLFAEATDAELDDILARRLAGETLNEHEVAQFKTAVLVFLGAEYARRGWVQQYHIGALRNNNLRQFKLLGPDVGFDSINDRPMAEELSKLLSKQNEENLLPKTILYCLNPRDNEVLGTMIGNFQGEGMPGKMQFGSGWWFNDQKDGMERQMTQLAQLGLLSRFVGMLTDSRSFLSYTRHEYFRRILCQMIGRWVAAGEAPADIALLGEMVKNICFNNARDYFAIELN from the coding sequence ATGACACCGTTTATGACTGAAGATTTTCTACTTGATACCGAGTTTGCCCGCCGTCTGTACCACGACTATGCCAAAGATCAGCCGATTTTCGACTACCACTGCCACCTTCCGCCGCAGCAGGTTGCCGAAAATTATCGTTTCAAAAATCTGTATGACATCTGGCTGAAAGGCGATCACTACAAGTGGCGCGCGATGCGCACCAACGGCGTAGCAGAGCGTTTGTGTACCGGAGATGCCTCCGATCGCGAGAAATTTGACGCCTGGGCAGCAACAGTTCCGCACACTATTGGCAACCCGTTATACCACTGGACGCATTTAGAGCTGCGTCGCCCTTTTGGTATTACAGGTAAGCTGTTATCGCCATCCACCGCCGATGAGATCTGGGACCAGTGCAATGATTTACTGGCTCAGGACGCCTTCTCCGCCCGCGGAATCATGAAGCAGATGAATGTGAAGATGGTCGGCACCACCGACGATCCGATTGATTCGCTGGAACACCATGCGGTCGTCGCCAAAGACGCCTCCTTTGACATCAAGGTGCTGCCGAGCTGGCGCCCGGATAAAGCGTTCAACATCGAGCTGGCGACCTTTAATGACTATATGGCGAAGCTGGGCGAAGTATCTGATACCGATATTCGCCGCTTTGCTGACCTGCAAAGTGCCCTGACCAAACGTCTGGATCACTTTGCCGCTCACGGCTGCAAAGTCTCCGACCATGCGCTGGACGTGGTGCTGTTTGCGGAAGCGACCGATGCCGAGCTGGATGACATTCTGGCGCGTCGCCTGGCAGGGGAGACCCTCAATGAACACGAAGTCGCACAGTTCAAAACGGCGGTGCTGGTGTTCCTCGGCGCAGAGTATGCCCGTCGCGGCTGGGTCCAGCAGTACCACATCGGTGCGCTGCGTAATAACAACCTGCGTCAGTTCAAACTGTTAGGCCCGGACGTTGGCTTCGACTCGATCAACGATCGTCCGATGGCTGAAGAGCTGTCTAAGCTGCTGAGCAAGCAGAATGAAGAAAACCTGCTGCCGAAAACGATTCTCTACTGCCTGAACCCGCGCGATAACGAAGTGCTGGGCACCATGATCGGTAACTTCCAGGGCGAAGGCATGCCGGGCAAGATGCAGTTCGGCTCCGGCTGGTGGTTCAACGATCAGAAAGACGGTATGGAGCGGCAGATGACCCAGCTGGCGCAGCTCGGACTGCTGAGCCGCTTCGTCGGGATGCTGACCGACAGTCGCAGCTTCCTCTCCTACACGCGCCACGAATACTTCCGCCGCATTCTGTGCCAGATGATCGGCCGCTGGGTGGCTGCGGGTGAAGCACCTGCAGATATCGCGCTGCTGGGTGAGATGGTGAAAAACATTTGCTTTAACAATGCGCGCGACTATTTCGCCATTGAACTGAACTAA
- a CDS encoding UxaA family hydrolase, whose protein sequence is MQYIKIHSQDNVAVALTDIAAGSVVTIDQDSVTLGQDIVRGHKFALRAIAKGENVIKYGLPIGHALADIAPGEHVHAHNTRTNLSDLDAYRYQPDLVAQPAQPADREVQIYRRANGDVGVRNELWILPTVGCVNAMARQMQNRFLKETGGAEGIDGVHLFSHTYGCSQLGDDHINTRTMLQNMVRHPNAGAVLVVGLGCENNQVDAFRETLGEYDPQRVHFMVCQHQDDEVEAGVEHLHQLYEVMRQDTRQPGKLSELKFGLECGGSDGLSGITANPMLGRFSDYVIANGGTTVLTEVPEMFGAEQLLMSHCRDEATFDKLVTMVNDFKQYFIAHDQPIYENPSPGNKAGGITTLEDKSLGCTQKAGSSQVVDVLRYGERLKVNGLNLLSAPGNDAVATSALAGAGCHMVLFSTGRGTPYGGFVPTVKIATNSELAAKKKHWIDFDAGQLIHGKAMPQLLEEFVDAIVAFANGKPTCNEQNDFRELAIFKSGVTL, encoded by the coding sequence ATGCAATACATTAAAATCCATTCGCAGGATAACGTCGCGGTCGCGCTGACGGATATCGCTGCCGGTAGCGTGGTGACGATTGATCAGGACTCGGTCACCCTCGGCCAGGATATCGTTCGCGGCCACAAGTTTGCACTGCGCGCTATCGCGAAAGGGGAAAACGTCATTAAGTACGGGTTGCCGATAGGTCATGCGCTGGCGGATATCGCGCCGGGTGAGCATGTTCATGCGCATAACACGCGCACCAATCTCAGCGATCTTGACGCGTATCGCTATCAACCGGACCTGGTTGCCCAACCGGCACAGCCTGCGGATCGCGAGGTGCAGATTTATCGTCGCGCCAACGGCGACGTTGGGGTACGCAACGAGCTGTGGATCCTGCCGACCGTCGGCTGCGTCAACGCCATGGCCCGGCAGATGCAAAACCGTTTTCTGAAAGAGACCGGTGGCGCTGAGGGTATCGACGGGGTGCATCTCTTCAGCCATACCTACGGCTGCTCACAGCTCGGAGACGATCACATCAACACCCGCACTATGTTGCAAAATATGGTTCGTCATCCGAACGCTGGGGCGGTACTGGTGGTGGGGCTTGGCTGTGAAAACAACCAGGTTGATGCGTTTCGCGAGACCCTGGGCGAGTATGATCCGCAGCGCGTGCACTTTATGGTTTGCCAACACCAGGACGATGAAGTAGAAGCGGGGGTTGAGCATCTTCACCAGCTGTATGAAGTGATGCGTCAGGATACACGTCAGCCGGGCAAGCTGAGCGAGCTGAAGTTTGGCCTCGAGTGCGGGGGATCGGACGGCCTGTCTGGCATTACCGCTAACCCGATGCTGGGCCGCTTCTCAGACTATGTGATCGCCAACGGCGGCACCACCGTGCTGACCGAAGTGCCGGAGATGTTTGGCGCCGAGCAGTTACTGATGAGCCACTGCCGCGACGAAGCGACCTTCGACAAGCTGGTCACCATGGTCAATGACTTCAAGCAGTACTTTATTGCCCATGACCAGCCTATTTATGAAAACCCATCTCCGGGTAACAAAGCCGGCGGGATCACCACGCTGGAGGATAAATCGCTGGGCTGTACCCAGAAAGCGGGTTCCAGCCAGGTGGTGGATGTTCTGCGCTACGGCGAGCGCCTGAAGGTCAACGGTCTGAATTTGCTGAGCGCGCCGGGCAACGATGCGGTTGCCACCAGCGCGCTGGCCGGCGCTGGCTGTCATATGGTGTTGTTCAGTACCGGCCGCGGCACGCCGTACGGTGGCTTTGTGCCAACGGTGAAGATCGCTACCAACAGCGAGCTGGCGGCGAAGAAAAAGCACTGGATCGACTTCGATGCCGGGCAGCTGATCCATGGCAAAGCGATGCCGCAGCTGCTGGAGGAGTTTGTGGATGCCATTGTGGCTTTCGCCAACGGTAAACCGACCTGTAATGAGCAGAATGACTTCCGCGAACTGGCCATCTTTAAAAGCGGTGTTACCCTGTAA
- a CDS encoding YgjV family protein, translating into MTAYWLAQGVGVIAFLIGITTFINRDERRFRLQLAVYSAIIGIHFFLMGAAPAGMSAGLNALRTVISLRTRSLWVMTVFILLTLILGLGKLQHAMELLPIIGTVASTWALFRCKGLTVRCVMWCSTACWVTHNLWLGSIGGTLIEGSFLIVNGLNIIRFRRMQKRGIDPFKVENAVQEESPSAR; encoded by the coding sequence ATGACCGCGTATTGGCTGGCCCAGGGTGTCGGCGTCATCGCCTTTCTTATCGGTATTACCACCTTTATCAACCGCGATGAACGCCGTTTCAGGCTGCAGCTGGCGGTCTATAGCGCCATTATCGGCATCCATTTTTTCCTGATGGGCGCCGCACCGGCCGGGATGAGCGCCGGGCTCAATGCGCTCCGCACGGTCATTTCCTTACGCACCCGTAGCCTGTGGGTGATGACCGTCTTTATCCTCCTGACGTTGATTCTCGGTCTGGGCAAACTGCAGCATGCCATGGAGCTGCTGCCAATTATTGGCACCGTCGCCAGTACCTGGGCGCTGTTTCGCTGTAAAGGGCTAACCGTCCGCTGCGTGATGTGGTGCTCCACTGCCTGCTGGGTCACGCATAATCTGTGGCTGGGTTCCATTGGCGGGACGCTGATTGAAGGCAGTTTTCTGATCGTCAACGGGCTGAATATCATTCGCTTCCGCCGGATGCAAAAGCGCGGTATCGATCCGTTTAAGGTTGAAAACGCAGTACAGGAAGAGAGCCCCTCCGCCCGATAG
- the sstT gene encoding serine/threonine transporter SstT, with amino-acid sequence MTTRTPPSGWLSRLAQGSLVKQILIGLVLGVLLALVSKPAAIAVGLLGTLFVGALKAVAPVLVLMLVMASIANHQHGQKTSIRPILVLYLLGTFSAALTAVLFSFVFPSSLHLTTAADSITPPSGIVEVLRGLLMSMVSNPIDALLNANYIGILVWAVGLGFALRHGNDTTKNLINDVSHAVTFIVKVVIRFAPLGIFGLVSSTLATTGFETLWGYAQLLLVLVGCMLLVALVINPLLVFWKIRRNPYPLVLTCLRESGVYAFFTRSSAANIPVNMALCEKLNLDRDTYSVSIPLGATINMAGAAITITVLTLAAVHTLNIPVDLPTALLLSVVASLCACGASGVAGGSLLLIPLACNMFGIPNDVAMQVVAVGFIIGVLQDSCETALNSSTDALFTAAACMAEDEQLAKNALRS; translated from the coding sequence ATGACAACACGCACTCCCCCATCGGGGTGGTTATCCCGCCTGGCGCAAGGCAGCCTGGTAAAACAAATTTTAATCGGCCTGGTGCTTGGCGTACTGTTGGCGCTGGTCTCTAAGCCAGCGGCTATCGCCGTCGGCCTGCTGGGAACCCTGTTCGTCGGCGCGTTAAAAGCGGTGGCACCGGTGCTGGTATTGATGCTTGTCATGGCCTCGATCGCCAACCACCAGCATGGCCAAAAAACCAGCATCCGGCCTATTCTGGTTCTTTATCTGCTGGGCACCTTTAGCGCGGCGCTGACCGCAGTGTTGTTCAGTTTTGTCTTTCCCTCATCACTGCATTTGACCACCGCCGCCGACAGCATCACGCCGCCGTCAGGGATTGTTGAGGTGCTGCGCGGCCTGCTGATGAGCATGGTGTCCAACCCGATCGACGCGTTGCTGAACGCCAACTATATCGGCATTCTGGTGTGGGCGGTGGGGCTTGGCTTCGCCCTGCGTCATGGTAACGACACCACCAAAAACCTGATCAACGATGTCTCCCACGCAGTGACCTTTATCGTTAAAGTAGTGATCCGCTTTGCACCGCTGGGGATCTTCGGCCTGGTCTCTTCCACCCTGGCGACCACCGGTTTCGAAACCCTGTGGGGCTACGCCCAACTGCTGCTGGTGCTGGTGGGCTGTATGCTGCTGGTGGCGCTGGTGATTAACCCGCTGCTGGTGTTCTGGAAGATCCGCCGCAACCCCTATCCGCTGGTGCTGACCTGCCTGCGCGAAAGCGGCGTCTACGCGTTCTTCACCCGCAGCTCCGCCGCCAACATTCCGGTAAATATGGCGCTGTGTGAAAAGCTAAATCTGGATCGCGATACCTATTCGGTCTCTATTCCACTGGGAGCGACGATCAATATGGCTGGCGCGGCAATCACCATCACCGTGCTGACGCTGGCGGCGGTGCATACGCTGAATATTCCGGTGGATCTGCCGACGGCGCTGCTGCTGAGCGTGGTCGCTTCGCTGTGCGCCTGCGGCGCCTCCGGCGTGGCGGGCGGTTCACTGTTGCTGATCCCGCTGGCCTGTAATATGTTTGGGATCCCGAACGATGTGGCGATGCAGGTGGTTGCCGTCGGGTTTATTATCGGCGTACTGCAGGACTCCTGCGAAACCGCGCTGAACTCCTCTACCGACGCCCTGTTTACCGCCGCGGCCTGCATGGCGGAAGACGAACAGCTGGCGAAGAACGCCCTGCGTAGCTAA
- a CDS encoding TerC family protein: MNTVGTPLLWGGFAVVVAIMLAIDLLLQGRRGSHSMTMKQAAGWSILWVTLSLLFNAAFWWYLVQTQGRAVADPQALAFLTGYLIEKALAVDNVFVWLMLFSYFAVPPALQRRVLVYGVLGAIVLRTIMIFAGSWLISQFDWLLYVFGAFLLFTGVKMALAKEDDSGIGDKPLVRWIRSHLRMTDKIESERFFTRKNGVLFATPLLLVLILVELSDVIFAVDSIPAIFAVTTDPFIVLTSNLFAILGLRAMYFLLAGVAERFSMLKYGLSVILVFIGVKMLIVDFYHIPVAISLGVVGGILAVTLVINAWVNKQHDKQRKLPE; encoded by the coding sequence ATGAATACTGTCGGCACGCCGTTGCTATGGGGTGGATTCGCTGTCGTGGTCGCGATCATGTTGGCAATCGATCTGCTGCTTCAGGGACGACGCGGTTCGCATAGCATGACCATGAAACAGGCCGCTGGCTGGTCAATCCTCTGGGTCACGCTTTCTCTGCTGTTCAACGCCGCCTTCTGGTGGTATCTGGTACAAACCCAGGGCCGGGCCGTTGCTGACCCGCAGGCGCTGGCTTTCCTCACTGGTTATTTAATTGAAAAAGCGCTAGCGGTCGATAACGTCTTCGTCTGGTTGATGCTGTTCAGCTATTTCGCCGTACCGCCTGCTCTGCAGCGCCGGGTGCTGGTGTATGGCGTGCTGGGCGCGATCGTTCTGCGTACCATCATGATCTTCGCCGGCAGCTGGCTGATTTCGCAGTTCGACTGGCTGCTGTATGTCTTCGGCGCCTTCCTGCTGTTTACCGGCGTGAAGATGGCGCTGGCGAAAGAAGATGACTCCGGCATCGGCGATAAACCGCTGGTGCGCTGGATCCGCAGCCATCTGCGGATGACCGATAAAATCGAGAGCGAGCGCTTCTTCACCCGTAAAAACGGGGTGTTGTTCGCCACCCCGCTGCTGCTGGTGCTGATTCTGGTGGAACTGAGCGACGTGATTTTCGCCGTCGACAGTATCCCGGCAATCTTCGCGGTGACCACCGATCCGTTTATCGTCCTGACCTCGAACCTGTTCGCTATCCTCGGCCTGCGCGCCATGTACTTCCTGCTGGCGGGGGTCGCTGAGCGCTTCTCGATGCTCAAATACGGTCTGTCGGTGATCCTGGTGTTTATTGGCGTGAAGATGCTGATCGTCGACTTCTACCATATCCCGGTTGCCATCTCGCTGGGCGTGGTGGGGGGTATCCTGGCCGTCACGCTGGTAATTAACGCCTGGGTCAACAAGCAGCACGACAAGCAGCGTAAACTGCCTGAGTAA